A stretch of the Gammaproteobacteria bacterium genome encodes the following:
- a CDS encoding pyridoxal-phosphate dependent enzyme produces the protein MQDILRFDDIRAAAARIARQVRRTPVLRCPELEAELGAELHFKCENFQEMGAFKLRGASNAVFSLPADALARGVATHSSGNHGTALALAAKRRGVKCCVVMPENASAYKKRAVAAYGAEIIYCEPTQAGREAALERYVDATGAAVVHPYNDATVMAGQGTAALELHEEAPGLDLVLAPLGGGGLLSGTAVATRALCPGARIVGAEPLGADDAWRSLQAGQIVPVPHPDTIADGLRATIGPLTFAVLRDTVDEVVRVEEQDILEAMRYVWERMKLVIEPSSAVPVAALRRGLVPVRGRRAGIILSGGNVDLDNLKWSL, from the coding sequence ATGCAGGACATCCTGAGGTTCGACGACATCCGCGCCGCTGCCGCGCGCATCGCGCGGCAGGTGCGGCGCACGCCGGTGCTGCGCTGCCCGGAGCTCGAGGCCGAGCTCGGCGCCGAGCTGCACTTCAAGTGCGAGAACTTCCAGGAGATGGGCGCGTTCAAGCTGCGTGGCGCCAGCAACGCGGTGTTCAGCCTGCCGGCCGATGCGCTGGCGCGGGGCGTCGCGACCCATTCCTCCGGCAACCACGGCACCGCGCTCGCGCTGGCGGCGAAGCGCCGCGGCGTGAAGTGCTGCGTGGTGATGCCGGAGAACGCCAGTGCCTACAAGAAGCGGGCGGTGGCGGCCTACGGCGCCGAGATCATCTACTGCGAGCCCACCCAGGCGGGCCGCGAGGCGGCGCTCGAGCGCTACGTGGATGCCACCGGCGCCGCGGTGGTGCATCCCTACAACGACGCCACGGTGATGGCGGGGCAGGGCACTGCCGCGCTGGAGCTGCACGAGGAGGCGCCGGGGCTGGACCTGGTGCTGGCACCCCTCGGCGGCGGCGGTCTCCTGTCCGGCACCGCCGTGGCCACCCGCGCGCTCTGCCCGGGCGCGAGGATCGTCGGCGCCGAACCCCTGGGCGCGGATGACGCCTGGCGCTCGCTCCAGGCCGGGCAGATCGTGCCCGTGCCGCACCCGGATACCATCGCCGACGGCCTGCGCGCCACCATCGGCCCGCTCACCTTCGCGGTGCTGCGGGACACGGTGGACGAGGTGGTGCGGGTGGAGGAGCAGGATATCCTGGAGGCCATGCGCTACGTGTGGGAACGCATGAAGCTCGTCATCGAGCCTTCCTCGGCGGTGCCGGTGGCCGCCCTGCGCCGGGGCCTGGTGCCGGTGCGCGGCCGGCGGGCTGGTATCATCCTGAGCGGGGGCAACGTGGACCTGGACAACCTCAAGTGGAGCCTTTGA
- a CDS encoding DUF2147 domain-containing protein: MRLIRFLSLCLLSLCLAAPVWAADDADAVLGSWLTAGGKARVSIEKHDGVYGGRIVWLKEPDYPADDKTMPGQPKVDRENPDKALQSRPIIGLSLIQGFKYAGDNVWADGKIYDPESGKLYSCKMTLMMDGSLEVRGYVGISLFGRTEIWTRPPADVPAPPAP; this comes from the coding sequence ATGCGCCTGATCCGGTTCTTGTCCCTTTGCCTGTTGTCCCTGTGCCTCGCCGCGCCCGTGTGGGCGGCGGACGATGCCGACGCGGTGCTGGGCAGCTGGCTCACGGCCGGCGGCAAGGCCAGGGTATCGATCGAGAAGCACGACGGCGTCTACGGCGGGCGCATCGTGTGGCTGAAGGAGCCGGATTACCCGGCGGACGACAAGACCATGCCGGGCCAGCCCAAGGTGGACCGGGAGAATCCGGACAAGGCGCTGCAGTCGCGGCCCATCATCGGCCTGTCCCTGATCCAGGGCTTCAAGTACGCCGGCGACAACGTGTGGGCGGACGGCAAGATCTACGACCCGGAGAGCGGCAAGCTCTACAGCTGCAAGATGACGCTGATGATGGACGGCAGCCTCGAGGTGCGCGGCTACGTGGGCATCTCGCTGTTCGGCCGCACCGAGATCTGGACCCGGCCGCCGGCCGATGTCCCGGCGCCGCCCGCGCCGTGA
- a CDS encoding DUF2238 domain-containing protein, which produces MKPRRAHLALLAACAAVFLWSAIRPHDYFTWALETFPMMIGVPVLVAVYPRFRFTTLCYTLVLLHACILMVGGHYTYAEVPLFSWLRDQHWGFARNDFDRVGHFAQGFVPAMLAREVLLRRSPLKRGGWLTFTVMCFCIALSACYELLEWAVAEASGTAADAFLATQGDVWDTQWDMLTATVGAALSLLLLSRWQDRQLARL; this is translated from the coding sequence GTGAAGCCGCGGCGTGCGCATCTAGCCTTGCTCGCGGCCTGCGCCGCGGTCTTCCTCTGGTCCGCGATCCGGCCCCATGACTACTTCACCTGGGCGCTGGAGACCTTCCCGATGATGATCGGCGTGCCGGTGCTGGTCGCGGTCTATCCGCGCTTCCGCTTCACCACCCTGTGTTACACGCTGGTGCTGCTGCACGCCTGCATCCTGATGGTAGGCGGCCACTACACCTACGCCGAGGTGCCGCTGTTCAGCTGGCTGCGGGACCAGCACTGGGGCTTCGCCCGCAATGACTTCGACCGCGTCGGCCACTTCGCCCAGGGCTTCGTGCCGGCCATGCTCGCGCGGGAAGTGCTGCTGCGCCGCTCACCCCTCAAGCGGGGCGGCTGGCTCACGTTCACGGTGATGTGCTTCTGCATCGCCCTCAGCGCCTGCTATGAGCTCCTGGAGTGGGCGGTGGCGGAGGCAAGCGGGACGGCGGCAGACGCCTTCCTCGCCACCCAGGGCGACGTGTGGGATACCCAATGGGACATGCTCACCGCGACGGTGGGCGCCGCCTTGAGCCTCCTGCTGCTGTCCCGCTGGCAGGACCGCCAGCTCGCGCGGCTCTAG
- a CDS encoding DUF3147 family protein, with amino-acid sequence MLYYSIKLALSAAIIVAVSELAKRQPAWGGLLASLPLVSLLAIVWLYVDTRDTGQVSALSLSIFWLVLPSLAFFLALPLLLRQGLGFTASLALAALVTMGAYALMLSGLKRFGVDLT; translated from the coding sequence ATGCTGTACTACTCGATCAAGCTGGCGCTCTCGGCCGCCATCATCGTCGCCGTATCGGAGCTGGCCAAGCGCCAGCCCGCCTGGGGCGGCCTGCTGGCCTCGCTGCCGCTGGTGTCGCTGCTGGCGATCGTCTGGCTCTACGTGGACACCCGCGACACGGGCCAGGTGTCGGCCCTCTCCCTCAGCATCTTCTGGCTGGTGCTGCCGTCCCTGGCGTTCTTCCTGGCGCTGCCGCTGCTCCTGCGCCAGGGACTCGGCTTCACCGCCTCGCTCGCGCTCGCCGCGCTGGTGACAATGGGCGCCTATGCGCTCATGCTGTCCGGGCTGAAGCGCTTCGGCGTGGACCTGACATGA